The following are from one region of the Juglans regia cultivar Chandler chromosome 10, Walnut 2.0, whole genome shotgun sequence genome:
- the LOC108989108 gene encoding programmed cell death protein 2-like, producing MGEVILGMPGPWADDHCEPSDYYTSKIGGLPDWPLQEEAIRPSLLECGACGSKLCLIAQVYAPIPCKSLEIEDRVLFVFGCVMPKCGSNPLSWRALRVQRSPDVDKPQTASVDVASSPAPSVLSPNTSWSEGFDDDTGDDMDLEELGKALSEAATFASQCSHSKKPQRNHHSETFMTPASASTRTRLMDANTSVVPCFYIYSQKEPSSRESRTSICSNYSTLSIKENGSDAEGHVPGETWAEERYEHDKALTADRTYLKFKRQLDAFPEQCFRYSYGGKPLLATADEGEPGRCRLCGESRLFEMQLMPPLLYFLHEAVDDHQRVLLENWDWMTLIVYTCSKNCSQSFDQEKPNSGGWTVAEEAVVVQCEKPLDESARLSYFS from the exons ATGGGTGAAGTTATTCTAGGGATGCCAGGGCCATGGGCCGATGATCATTGTGAACCATCTGATTATTATACATCAAAAATTGGAGGACTGCCT GACTGGCCTCTTCAAGAAGAGGCTATAAGACCCAGCCTGCTTGAGTGTGGTGCATGTGGTAGTAAACTCTGTCTTATTGCACAG GTTTATGCCCCAATTCCATGTAAGAGTCTAGAGATCGAAGATcgtgttctttttgtttttggttgtgTGATGCCGAAATGTGGGAGCAATCCCCTTAG TTGGCGAGCTCTTCGCGTTCAGAGGTCACCTGATGTAGATAAACCACAAACTGCCTCTGTGGATGTGGCCTCTTCACCTGCGCCCTCTGTGTTATCACCGAATACCAGCTGGTCGGAGGGTTTTGATGATGACACTGGTGATGACATGGATCTGGAGGAATTGGGTAAAGCACTCTCCGAAGCTGCAACCTTTGCTTCTCAATGTTCTCATTCCAAGAAACCACAGAGAAATCACCATTCTGAGACTTTCATGACGCCCGCATCTGCAAGTACAAGAACAAGACTGATGGATGCCAACACATCAG TGGTACcttgcttttatatttattctcaGAAAGAGCCATCCTCGAGGGAATCCCGTACTTCAATTTGCTCGAATTACTCGACACTTTCCATTAAGGAGAATGGTAGTGATGCTGAGGGTCATGTACCAGGAGAAACTTGGGCAGAGGAACGTTATGAACATGATAAAGCATTGACTGCTGATAGGACTTACCTTAAATTCAAGCGTCAACTGGATGCATTTCCAGAGCAATGTTTCAG ATATTCATATGGTGGGAAACCACTTCTGGCTACAGCAGATGAAGGAGAACCTGGGAGGTGCAGGCTATGTGGTGAATCAAGGCTCTTTGAAATGCAGCTAATGCCACCATTATTGTACTTTCTACATGAAGCAGTTGATGATCATCAACGAGTTTTGTTGGAGAATTGGGACTGGATGACACTCATTGTATACACTTGTTCCAAG aacTGTTCTCAATCGTTTGATCAAGAAAAACCCAACTCAGGAGGCTGGACAGTGGCAGAGGAAGCTGTTGTGGTACAATGTGAGAAACCCTTGGATGAGTCGGCTCGACTTAGCTATTTCTCGTGA